In Bombina bombina isolate aBomBom1 chromosome 6, aBomBom1.pri, whole genome shotgun sequence, a single genomic region encodes these proteins:
- the LOC128662334 gene encoding olfactory receptor 6B1-like, whose product MSVKNQTATEFFLLGFQMIGNFKVVFFLLIFIAYIMTVTINTMIIILVTTQRKLHSPMYFFLKQLAFTEIIVVTIIVPNMLQVIWLEGVLISVKGCITQSYLYVAVGCTECYLLTVMSYDRYLAICNPLLYNSIMNLRLQYRMVICCWTIYFLLTMKTLVFLCNLQFCERAVIDHFFCDIVPFIEFSCSDTFGLRIEIFVLSYPIIILPFILIMISYICIFITILGISTTTGRKKVFSTCGSHLSVVCIFYGTLITNYLVPKEGHSSAINKVISLVYTVITPLVSPIIYSLRNQEMRIAMVLLKPI is encoded by the exons ATGTCTGTGAAAAATCAAACAGCGACTGAATTCTTCCTTCTTGGATTCCAAATGATCGGTAATTTTAAAGTGGTCTTTTTTCTTCTAATATTTATTGCATACATTATGACGGTAACCATAAACACTATGATCATTATATTGGTAACCACACAACGAAAACTGCACTCTCCCATGTACTTCTTCCTAAAACAACTGGCGTTCACAGAAATTATTGTGGTTACTATCATAGTCCCCAACATGTTACAAGTTATATGGCTAGAAGGTGTCCTGATTTCTGTTAAAGGTTGCATCACTCAAAGTTACCTTTATGTTGCTGTAGGATGCACCGAATGCTACCTCCTTACAGTAATGTCCTATGATCGATATTTAGCCATTTGCAATCCTTTGCTTTATAACTCTATCATGAACCTTAGGCTTCAGTACCGTATGGTCATCTGCTGCTGGACAATTTATTTTCTACTAACAATGAAAACACTTGTTTTTCTGTGTAACCTTCAGTTTTGCGAACGTGCTGTTATTGACCATTTCTTCTGTGATATTGTTCCATTTATTGAATTTTCGTGTTCGGATACTTTTGGACTACGAATTGAAATATTTGTCCTTTCATATCCTATAattattttgccttttattttgaTTATGATCAGCTACATTTGTATATTTATAACTATCCTTGGTATTTCAACCACCACTGGAAGAAAAAAAGTATTCTCTACCTGTGGTTCACATCTCTCTGTTGTGTGCATATTTTATGGAACATTGATAACAAATTACTTAGTTCCTAAAGAAGGTCACTCTTCTGCTATAAACAAAGTGATATCATTGGTATATACTGTGATTACTCCATTGGTCAGCCCAATAATATACAGCCTTCGTAATCAGGAGATGAGAATTGCCATGG TTTTATTAAAACCTATATAG